The following proteins are encoded in a genomic region of Pikeienuella piscinae:
- a CDS encoding MFS transporter — translation MSLPRYRPEMSLAEGRALPRWRRPESMLILMAFGSMLAFSTWMAVAANFIIEVVHFDGSDNGWMHTVREIPGFLAFLAIFIFALIKEQTFGLISLFLLGFGSALTAEFPTLQGVLVVTFISSLGFHYFETVAQSLQLQWLPKAEAPRILGRIVSAASAGALVSYGSIVLAWEFFDLSYRTIYWASGGFCMAVALVCWLAYPQFRSDTVQRKDFVVKRRYWLYYALVFMAGARRQIFTVFAAFMMVELYGFHLHHVAGLMLLNYCVMIFAAPLIGRVIARRGERLALIVEYSGLLTVFLFYAGLYWFAWPWEAAAALYVVDHILFTMAFAQKTYFQKIADPEDQAPTAAVAFTINHIAAVFLPALLGYLWLVDPASVYSLAAAMACVSLFLATLVPRHPEKGRETRLARGPLAQPAE, via the coding sequence ATGTCCCTCCCCCGCTATCGACCGGAGATGAGCCTCGCCGAAGGTCGCGCGCTGCCGCGCTGGCGCCGGCCTGAGTCGATGCTGATCCTGATGGCCTTCGGCTCCATGCTGGCGTTTTCGACATGGATGGCGGTGGCGGCGAATTTCATTATCGAGGTCGTCCATTTCGACGGATCCGACAATGGCTGGATGCACACGGTGCGCGAGATCCCGGGCTTTCTGGCCTTTCTCGCGATCTTCATCTTCGCGCTGATCAAGGAGCAGACATTCGGGCTGATCTCGCTCTTTCTTCTCGGGTTCGGCTCGGCGCTGACGGCGGAGTTTCCGACGCTTCAAGGCGTTCTGGTCGTCACCTTCATCTCTTCACTCGGCTTTCACTATTTCGAGACCGTGGCGCAGAGCCTGCAGCTGCAATGGCTGCCGAAGGCGGAAGCGCCGAGAATCCTGGGCCGGATCGTTTCGGCGGCGTCTGCGGGCGCGCTGGTCTCCTACGGCTCGATCGTCCTCGCCTGGGAGTTCTTCGATCTTTCCTACCGCACGATCTACTGGGCCTCGGGCGGGTTCTGCATGGCCGTCGCCCTGGTCTGCTGGCTCGCCTATCCGCAATTCCGCTCCGACACGGTCCAGCGCAAGGATTTCGTCGTGAAGCGGCGCTACTGGCTCTATTACGCGCTTGTCTTCATGGCCGGCGCCCGGCGGCAGATCTTCACGGTTTTCGCCGCCTTCATGATGGTGGAGCTTTACGGATTCCATCTCCATCACGTCGCCGGACTGATGCTGCTGAACTATTGCGTGATGATCTTCGCGGCTCCGCTGATCGGCAGGGTGATCGCGCGCCGCGGCGAAAGGCTCGCGCTGATCGTCGAGTATTCCGGGCTGCTGACCGTATTCCTGTTCTATGCCGGGCTCTACTGGTTCGCCTGGCCATGGGAGGCGGCGGCGGCGCTCTATGTCGTCGATCATATCCTCTTCACCATGGCGTTCGCGCAAAAGACCTATTTCCAGAAGATCGCCGACCCGGAGGACCAGGCCCCAACGGCGGCGGTCGCCTTCACCATCAACCATATCGCGGCGGTTTTCCTTCCCGCGCTGCTCGGCTATCTCTGGCTGGTCGATCCAGCATCCGTCTACAGCCTCGCCGCGGCGATGGCCTGTGTCTCGCTCTTTCTCGCCACGCTCGTGCCGCGCCATCCCGAGAAGGGGCGCGAGACGCGACTGGCGCGCGGGCCGCTGGCGCAACCGGCCGAATAG
- a CDS encoding PhzF family phenazine biosynthesis protein: protein MVPFRTRVGLAHQEYDPRARARLLNAHEPIGAYFLNRRDERAFNARLAFPTGGVFEGAAAAALSGWLRDSGRLTGAITIIQAEDMGAPTRLHAVSTAEKGAPVRVSGATRRLD from the coding sequence ATCGTTCCCTTCCGGACGCGCGTGGGGCTCGCCCACCAGGAATATGATCCTCGCGCCAGAGCGAGGCTCCTGAACGCGCATGAACCCATCGGCGCGTATTTCCTGAACCGGCGTGACGAGCGCGCTTTCAACGCCCGGCTCGCCTTTCCGACCGGCGGTGTTTTCGAGGGCGCGGCTGCGGCGGCGCTCTCGGGCTGGCTGCGCGACAGCGGCCGGTTGACCGGGGCGATCACAATCATTCAGGCCGAGGATATGGGCGCGCCCACGCGCCTCCACGCGGTCTCAACGGCCGAAAAGGGCGCGCCGGTCAGGGTGTCGGGCGCGACGCGACGTCTCGATTGA
- a CDS encoding J domain-containing protein — translation MSIWTRIAEALSALSKGEGLSAVFDRLKTPPERSVGFTIAVIALGAKMAKADGRVTRDEVMAFREVFQILPEDEKSAARVFNLARNDVAGFDGYARQIARLFGPDSAVLEDVLEGLFHIALADGEYHPSEDAFLAEVASIFGLSDAAFEAIRARYSPDHHDPYAVLSVTPETPLSEIRNRWRAIVRETHPDRMIARGVPEEAVKMATRRLTEVNDAYEAIKARRAA, via the coding sequence ATGTCGATCTGGACCCGCATCGCCGAAGCGCTCTCCGCCCTTTCCAAGGGCGAGGGGCTTTCCGCTGTCTTCGACAGGCTGAAGACCCCGCCGGAACGTTCGGTTGGCTTCACCATCGCGGTGATCGCGCTCGGCGCGAAGATGGCGAAGGCTGACGGGCGGGTGACGCGCGACGAAGTCATGGCCTTTCGCGAGGTCTTTCAGATTCTGCCCGAGGACGAGAAGAGCGCAGCGCGCGTCTTCAACTTGGCGCGCAACGATGTCGCCGGGTTCGACGGCTACGCGCGCCAGATCGCCCGGCTATTCGGACCGGACAGCGCGGTGCTGGAGGACGTGCTGGAGGGACTGTTTCACATCGCCCTCGCCGACGGCGAGTATCACCCGTCGGAAGACGCCTTTCTCGCCGAGGTCGCGTCGATCTTCGGCCTGTCGGATGCAGCGTTCGAAGCGATCCGGGCGCGCTATTCGCCCGATCATCACGACCCTTACGCCGTTCTCTCGGTGACGCCGGAGACGCCACTGTCCGAAATCCGGAATCGCTGGCGCGCCATCGTGCGGGAGACGCATCCGGATCGTATGATCGCCCGCGGCGTGCCCGAGGAAGCGGTGAAGATGGCGACTAGGCGGCTCACCGAGGTGAACGACGCCTATGAGGCGATCAAGGCGAGACGCGCCGCCTGA
- the yihA gene encoding ribosome biogenesis GTP-binding protein YihA/YsxC, which translates to MSLFPLAKEPEAADAEAGRKLFAGRCDFVKGVVAMDGLPAADRMEICFAGRSNVGKSSLINALTGRKALARASNTPGRTQEINFFDLSGALWLVDLPGYGYAEAPVEVVARWQALLKTYLAGRATLRRAYVLIDARHGVKPVDHEIMTLLDGAAVSFQAVLTKSDKIGAAALAKVVERVGEDLKRHPTAFPALIATSSETGAGIPTLRAAVARLLAE; encoded by the coding sequence ATGAGCCTTTTCCCCCTCGCCAAAGAACCGGAAGCCGCCGATGCCGAAGCCGGCCGCAAGCTCTTCGCCGGCCGCTGCGACTTCGTCAAGGGCGTCGTCGCGATGGACGGGCTGCCGGCGGCCGACCGGATGGAGATCTGCTTCGCCGGCCGCTCCAATGTCGGCAAATCCTCCCTTATCAACGCGCTGACCGGGCGAAAGGCGCTCGCCCGCGCCTCCAATACACCGGGCCGAACGCAGGAGATCAACTTCTTTGACCTTTCCGGCGCGCTCTGGCTGGTAGACCTGCCCGGCTATGGCTACGCCGAGGCGCCGGTCGAGGTGGTGGCGCGCTGGCAGGCGCTGCTGAAGACCTATCTCGCGGGCCGGGCGACATTGCGGCGCGCCTATGTGCTGATCGATGCGCGCCACGGCGTCAAACCGGTCGATCACGAGATCATGACGCTGCTCGACGGCGCGGCGGTCAGCTTTCAGGCGGTGCTGACCAAATCCGACAAGATCGGCGCAGCGGCGCTGGCGAAGGTCGTCGAACGGGTCGGCGAGGACCTGAAGCGGCACCCGACCGCGTTTCCAGCACTCATCGCCACCTCGTCCGAAACCGGTGCAGGGATCCCGACGCTCCGCGCCGCTGTGGCGAGGCTGCTCGCTGAGTAG